The following are encoded together in the Balaenoptera acutorostrata chromosome 9, mBalAcu1.1, whole genome shotgun sequence genome:
- the MSANTD2 gene encoding myb/SANT-like DNA-binding domain-containing protein 2 isoform X3, which produces MEEYSQEDWGNHSQDLHGYPTDQELDEIPVTKRTLKIKQESSEEAQKRDIMQNIIQILESVQLKWELFQSWTDFSRLHLSNKLAIFGIGYNTRWKEDIRYHYAEISSQVPLGKRLREYFNSEKPEGRIIMTRVQKMNWKNVYYKFLEITISEARCLELHMEIDWIPIAHSKPTGGNVVQYLLPGGIPKSPGLYAIGYEECIERPPSPHMERRSLDPGKEGRVDLETLSAQASLQVEIEPTRIIYCYLGIAEVRTLQQCLFLHFQANTKTFSKDWVGINGFLSQNCIVDPGVSPKSIYIKFVEVERDFLSAGSLVECLEKAIGYPLKFNN; this is translated from the exons ATGGAGGAGTATTCACAGGAGGACTGGGGAAACCACAGTCAGGATCTCCACGGCTATCCAACAGATCAGGAATTGG ATGAAATACCTGTCACaaagagaacattaaaaataaaacaagagtctTCTGAAGAAGCACA gAAAAGAGACATCATGCAGAATATCATACAGATTTTGGAATCAGTACAGTTGAAATGGGAACTGTTTCAGAGCTGGACAGATTTTTCAAGGCTTCATCTTTCTAATAAACTGGCCATTTTTGGAATTGGTTATAACACCCGTTGGAAAGAGGATATCCGTTACCATTATGCTGAGATCAGCTCCCAGGTGCCCCTTGGCAAGCGACTCCGGGAGTACTTCAATTCTGAGAAGCCCGAGGGACGGATCATCATGACCCGAGTGCAGAAGATGAACTGGAAAAATGTTTACTACAAATTTTTGGAGATCACTATTAGTGAAGCGCGGTGCCTGGAGCTGCACATGGAAATTGACTGGATACCCATTGCCCACTCCAAACCAACTGGTGGGAACGTTGTTCAGTATTTATTGCCAGGAGGCATTCCCAAAAGCCCAGGCCTTTATGCCATTGGCTACGAAGAGTGTATTGAGAGGCCCCCCTCACCCCACATGGAGCGACGTTCCCTGGACCCAGGAAAGGAGGGCCGGGTTGACTTGGAAACCCTTTCAGCACAAGCCTCACTACAGGTGGAAATAGAACCTACCCGAATTATCTATTGCTACCTCGGGATCGCTGAGGTCAGGACTCTGCAGCAATgcttatttttacatttccaaGCAAATACCAAAACCTTCAGCAAAGATTGGGTTGGTATTAATGGGTTTTTGTCTCAGAACTGTATTGTGGATCCTGGAGTTTCCCCCAAATCCATCTATATCAAATTTGTAGAAGTAGAGAGGGATTTTCTTTCCGCTGGCTCTTTAGTTGAGTGCCTGGAAAAAGCCATTGGCTACCCCTTAAAATTTAACAACTGA